The genomic window ACATCGCACGCCGGATATGTCATCTTATACGGGCAGCGATAGCACGACGCGTAGGGCACGTGATGCACGTCCGGGATGTTCGGTGTGAACCGCGCGCGCTGCACCGCCTTGCTGGCGGTCATCGAATTCGCGCCCATGGTGCGGCCGTGGAAAGCGCCGAGGAAGGCGATGACGCGCTTGCGCGTGGGAGCGGTCCAGTGCGCGGCTTTCAAGGCAGCTTCGTTTGCTTCGGTGCCGCTCGAGCAGAGAAAGACTTTCTTGCCGGTAAGACTGGGCACGAGGGCCGCGAGCTTCTCGGCCACCTCGGCCTGCAGCGGCGAATAAAAATCGGGGCTGTTGATGAACAGCCAGCGGTTGGCCTGCTCCGTGATCGCCTCGACGACCTTGGGATGGCAATGACCGGTTGCCGCCACCATGCCGCTCGTGAAATCCAGGAAGACGTTTCCGTCGACGTCTTCGAGCATGAGCCCGCTGGCCTGCTTCACGACGATGGGCGCGGTCTTCGTCCCGGTGGTCATCATGGCCGTCTCGCGCGCGACAACGCCGGCGCCCGTTGGGCCAGGCAGTTTCAGGTTTTTGATCTCCGCTTTCTCGTGCAACACCGTGTCCAGCGCATTCCACAATATAAATGAGGAATCTTGCCTTCGTATGCGAAGGCGCGCTCGCCATGAATCTTCGATTGCGCACGGCCGAACGCGCGAGCCGATCCGCCGGGAAACTTCTCCGCGACATGCTCGGCTCCGCGCTTGGGGTGCGCTCGAAAGGCCTGCGCTCCAATCTCGTGACCGAAGCCGACACGGCGTCGGAGCGTCTCATCCGCGAGATCATCGGTGCCGACTTCCCGGACGACGCGATCCTAGGTGAAGAAGGCGGAACGTCCGGCGATGCGCGCAGCGGCCGCTGGATTGTTGACCCTCTCGACGGCACGACGAACTACGCGCACGGGTATCGCTGTTTCAGCGTTTCGATCGCGTACGAGTCCGGCGACGGCTTGCAGGTCGGTGTCGTGTACGATCCCATGGCCGACGAACTCTTCAGCGCGGCGGCCGGCGCGGGAGCGCATTTGAACGGCGCGCAGCTGCATGCCTCTGCTCGTTCAGATCTGCGCGACGGATTGCTCGTCACCGGATTTCCGCCGATCGGGGCGGATGACGATTTGGAAAACTTGCGTGTCATGGGGCGCTTCATGCGCCGCGCGCAAGCCATACGGCGCGATGGTTCGGCTGCGCTCGATCTCTGTTACGTCGCGGCCGGGCGATTCGAAGGATTTTGGGAAGCTGGATTGCACGCCTGGGACGTCGCAGCCGGCGCGCTCATCGTGAACGAGGGGGGAGGGCGCGTGTCGGATTATTCCGGCGCTCCGTTGCGCATCGATTGCGGCGAACTCATCGCCTCTAACGGACTCGTGCACGACGCGATGCTCGACGTGCTTCGTGGCGAGAAATAAGGTGGGTGGCGCGGCGGATGCGGGGCGGACGGCAAATGTGGGGCGGACGGCAAATGTGGGGCGGACCTTTACGGTCCGCCGGCGGGCCGTAAAGGTCCGCCCCACATTCCTAACTCCGACGGTCGCGGTCGTAATCCTCGCTGCCGGCGCCGGTGAACGCTTTGGCGGTGCCAAACTGACATCGCTGCTGCACGGCACTGTTCTCGCTCAGCGCGCGATCGACGCCGCATGCGCGTCGCGCGGCGTCGCGTGCTTTCTCATCGCCGGTGCGCACGCGGAGTCACTGCTCGCTGTCGCGGATCCGCGACGTTGCGCGATAGTGACGAATGCGAAATGGCGTGAGGGCATTTCCTCTTCGATCCGCGCGGGCGTGGCCACGGCCGCCTCCTACGACGCGTGCATCTTCATGTTGGCCGATCAGCCCAACATCACGCGCGAAGACGTCAACGCCCTCATCCGAGAGCTTGAGCTCCATCGCACATCAATCGTCGCGCTCAAGACGGGCAGCGTCTGGGGAGCGCCCGTTGCGTATCCTCGACGCGACTATCCGGCGCTTGCAAAACTCAAGGGCGACTTGGGCGCGAAATCGTATGCGGCGACGCAGCGCAAGCGCCTCCGGTTTGTGCGCGCAGCCGAACCTCGCGCGTTCGACGACGTGGACACGGAAGCTGATCTGCTCCGCGCGCAGAGAGATTCGGCTCGCCCTAGACGTCCCCACGCACGCCGAACGAGCTGAACTCGCCGGATTCGAGCTCGTCGATCTCCTCGACGGATCGCACGACTGCGCCGGGCGGTCCCTTGACACACCACGCGCGCAACGCTGCGATCGATTCCTCGTCGCCTTCGGCCAGTATCTCCATCGACCCGTCGGTCCGATTGCGAACCCACCCACTGAGGCCGAGGTCGCGCGCGCGCTCGAGCGCGGTCGATCGATAAAACACGCCTTGGACGCGACCGCGGACGGTGAGGTGGAGTCTCGGCATTCGCGAGCTAATGTCGCCGGCTCGGAGCGTTATTCATTGTCAGGGCGATTGGGAAAAGCTGCGGAATGATGAAATACGGATCGGTCCCGGTGAAATCGTTGACGAGGACGATGATGTCGATGTCGTCGGCGGGGAACGTCGCGTTCATCGTGACGAAGCCGCCGATCGCACCGTCGTGCCAGACGTAGGGGTGACCACCGAGCGTAGATATGAACCAGCCGTCGGCGTAGGTGCCGTACGATTGCGGGAAGGCGCAGGGCGTGAACATCTGCGTCAACGACGCCTGCGTGAAGATCCCCGGCGCTCGCACCGCTTCATCCCATTTCTCGATATCGCCAACGGTGGATGTGAGCCCGCCGGGTCCAGCGAGCCACTGCAGGTTCCACTGCCAGGTCCGCACGACGGAGACACCGTCGAACGCATAGCCGAGCGCGAGGTCCGTGACGGGCGGCGTCGGATATCCTTGATTCGTCTGCGTCATTCCGAGCGGCCCGAAAATGCGCTGACGCAAGAACGTCCCTAACGGCTCACCGCTGACGTGCGCCACGATCGTGCCGAGCAGGACGTAGTCGGTGTTGCTGTAGTTGTACTGCGTTCCGGGTGTGAAGAGCAATGGAAACGACTGGAGCGCGGTGGCGATCGGCTGATAGTTCGTCTGCCCGTCCGCCATGAACTGCGCATACGCGGCGCTGAAGTCCGGGTACGAGCCGAAATTGTTGTATTCGACCAAGCCGCTAGTATGATTCAGCAGATCTAGCAGCGTGATCTGCGTCGCGTCGGGTATGCCCGGAAAATACTTGGAGAGCGGATCGTTGACCGAGAGCTTTCCGTCTTGTTGCAAGAGCAGAATCGCGCCCGCGGTGAACTCTTTGCTCACCGACGCGAGATCGAATGCGGTCGCCGCATCCGGTTTGAACTGACCGCGCGGCATGTTGAAAAGTTTGTCCGGCTGCTCGATGCCCCAGATATTCTGGTTCACGAACGTGTCCGGCAAGCCGCGATCGCGAAGCCCGTATCCCTTTTCATACGCAAGCGCGCCGTTCTTGTAAATCGCGAGCTCCACGCCCCAGCCGCCAGGGTAATTGTTCTGAACGATGTCGTCGATACTCGTCGGCGGCAACGTCGGTTTGGGAGTCGCCATCACGGGCGGACCCACAATCGCGCCCGACCCCCCGCACGCAGATAGAACACTGATGCACGATGCCAGGATAATCGCGGCGAATGGGAAGCGCATTGCGGCCTCGATGGCGGAGGGGGTGAGATTCGAACTCACGAGAGACTTGCGCCTCTAACGGTTTTCAAGACCGTCGCATTCAACCGCTCTGCCACCCCTCCGAGCGTCGCATGCGGCGCGTTCGTGTGCTTGTCGGAGCTCGCCTCCCGTGAGATCGATCATGCCACGCCAACCGGCGTAAAGTCTCAAACGCCCGCTCAATTTCGCCTCAATTTCCCGGCGGTCTTCGCCCTTCGCAAAGGTGGCGAACGCGATTGCGCTCAAAGTCCGCCGACGTCCACGATGACCGCTGCCACCATGGCGCCCGACGGCGCCGTTCGACGAAATGACTGCATGAGCGCGACGACACCGGCGTTTTCGCAAGGCGACATCGTTCTATTTTACCAACCCAAAGGGCATTTCAAGCTTGTCACGCTCTTCACGCGCTCGCCATACTATCACGTGGCGATCGCGGTCGACGAGAGGTATATAGTCGAAGCGATGCCGCGCGGCGTCGTGCGAACCGCCATCGAATCGAAACGTGGAAGACGGTGGGTGGTTATTGATCCGCCGGACAAGAAAGTCGCAGAGCGAGCCGTCGCGTGGGCTATCAAGAGGATAGGAGATGGTTACGATCCGTGGGATTTGATCTCGCTCGGACTCGACCGGCTATTCGCGCATCTGCACGTCAACTTCACGAGCCGCGGACGCTACACGTGCAGCGAATTCGTGGCCGCCGCTTTCAAGGCCGCCGGAAAGCCCCTGCTCAAGGATCTAGAACCGGAGGACACGTTGCCGTCGGATTTCGCTCGCTTGCTGCCGTCGTGATAGACTAGCGTCATGGCCAAGCGCTCGTACGCGTTCCCCGTCGCCGCCTCATTCTCTCCGCGTCTCCGAGCCATCCCGTGGTATACCGTCTCCGAGACAGAGCTCGAAGTCGGGGCAAGCCTCGGAAACAGTGCCGTGTGGGTCAACACGAAGAGCACCGGCGCGATTGAACGGGTCTTCAGTCTCGATCGCGGCACGTCGTTTTTTGGATCGGTGATCATCCGGTACGCGGGCAGCGGGGCCGTGCCAAAGGATGCCAGCTCGGAAGACGCGGCCTCAACATACATCGCGCTCGAGCACGACGCGCCGGCCACCGTCGAACTTCACCCCGTCTTCTCGCGCCGCCGGTTCTCAATAGGCGGTGCAGTGTCTGTCACCGAGACGACGTTCGTGCCGCTCACGAACGACTTGTGCGACCCGCCCGTCGCATTCGTCGCCTCAGAACTGCGCAGCACGGACGACTGCGCGCACAACTTACGCGTGACCGCATTCGCGCGCTTGCGCGGGAACATGAGCGACGACATCGTCGCGCATTTTGACGACGATATCTCCGGGCTCGTCGCATGGAACGAGAGCGATCGCGATGCCGTTCGCGTGTTCGGCCTCGACGTTGCGCCGACGCGCTATGCGACGTCGTTCAATTTCGGAAGTGTCACCAACCCATCGCATCAAGTACCACTCAAGAATGATACGTCTGCTCGGGGCGATGTGCTCGGCGCGCTGCAACTCGACATCTCACTCCAGCCCGGTTCGACATTCAACTTCTGCGTGATGGCAGGCGCTTACAACGGCGGCCAGCCAAAGCGCAGCCTCGTGCGGGCGCAGCTGGCAGGATGGGAAAGCGCGCTGAAAGACTCCGAGTCGCACATGGAAGACATGCTCGACAAAGCGCGTGTCCTTACCCCCGACATCTCGATCAACCATGGCGCGCTCTGGAGCAAGGTCAACATGCGTCGCGTGATGGGGACGTATCCGCAGGGACCTGCCTTTACCAATGAGCCGGGAATGTCGTCGAACGTCGTGATGCGCGACGCGGCGTGGTTCATTTTCGGCTGCGACCACTTCAAGCCGGACTTCTCACGCGCGCTGCTCGAGAAATTCGCCGCGCTGCAATATCCCGACGGCAAGATCGCCGAGTACTACAACGCGATCGACGGACGCCGCGAAGACTACGGCCTCAACATCAACGATGATACGCCGCTTTTCATCATGGCGGTGAATCACCATTTCCGCTCCAGCGGCGACACCGATTGGCTGAAATCTATCTATCCTTCGGTCACCCGCGCCGCCGAATGCATGATCGCGCAGTTGGATGACCGAGGTCTTGTCGTCTGCACGGCGGCCGATCCGCGCGGCAACGTCTGGGGAATCGCCGGCTGGCGCAACATCATCGAGAATTATTGCGTGAACGGCGCGGTGACCGAGATCAACGCCGAATGCGCGGCGGCACTACGGGCAGCGGGCCATCTCGCAGAGAACATCGATCGTCCGAAACAAGAATCGAAGAAATGGTTCGACGCCGGCGAGCGTGTCCGCGCGGCGATGGACGAACACCTGCGCAATCCCGAAAACGGGCTTTACTATCTGAACATCGATCTCGACGGAAACGTCCACACCGACGTGACCGGCGATCAGGTATTTCCCGTGATGCTGCGGGTCTGCGACGAAGAGACAGGATACCGCATCATCAGCCGGCTCAACGCGCCGGATTTTTGGACCGAAGCCGGTTTGCGCACGGCATCGCGCAACGACGCCCGCTACGATCCGTCGGCGAACAACGGATTGATCGGCGGCGTCTGGCCCGGCCTGACGTGGTGGTATGCATTCGCTGCCGCCCGCTACCACCCGGAATTCATGATGCGGGCGTTGCGGTCGTCATTCCAACATTTCGCCGCCGATCCGAAATTGAACAACACGATTCCCGGTCAGTTCAGCGAGTGGTTCGACGGCGAAAGCCTCATCAACCGCGGCATGCGACTCAGTCCTTGGGAGCCGCCTCGGTTCCTCTGGGCTGCGGTCGAAGGCCTTTGCGGCCTCATGCTCACGCCAAAGGAGCCGCACATCAGCCCGGTGATTCCCCGTCGTTGGGGATGGGTCGGAGTGCGCCGAATCTGCTACCACGGCGAGGAGATCTCGTTCTTCGCCACCCGGCAGAACGACTCGTTCGTCGTGTACGTCACGGGCGCCGTCGAGACGGATTCGCACGCCGAACGCTACGAGAAAGACGTCTCCGACGACGCGACAGCGTTTTCGGCGGTGGCAGCCGTCATCGCGTTTTCCCGTCGCAACGCGTTCGTCGTCTTAGTGGGCAACGTCAGCGACGAGACCGCCTCAATCCCACTGAATATCGCCAAACTCGTCAACGCCGACAGCCACTACCGGCTCCGCATCTATAACGGCGAGCGCGATGCTTGGGAAGAAGAAGTGCGAAAAAACGGACGAGCGCTTGCTTCGCTTGCCGTCACGATCGAAGCGCACGGTTTTCGTTTGATCGAAGTCCAGAACAAGCGCTGATTTACCGGGACACGTTCCGGAACAACCGTCCTACTCCGACAAGGCGAAAGTAGGTTAGTGCGGCGCATTATTCGGACATAAGGACGAGCAGATTACTTTCCAACTTCTCCTGGGACGGTACTAATATTGCTTCAAGAGCTTCTTCCCCCAATGCTGCCCGGGTCGAGTCGCCGTTCGGCCGTGCATCCGCGGGTGCTGTTCGTCAGTTCCTATCCGCCGCGCCAGTGTGGCATCGCCACGTTCACCGAAGACGTGCGCGATGCGTACGATGCGCTGACCGGGATGACGAGTACGGTCATCGCCATGGACGAGCAGGGCTCCGCTCGCCTGTATCCTGAGTTCGTCGTCGGCTCTATCCGGCGCGACGACGCCGCGTCCTACGCCTATGCCGCGCGTCTCGTGAACTCATCGGATGCCGACGTCGTGAACATCCAGCACGAGTATGGCCTGTTCGGCGGCGAGCGGGGTGAATATCTGCTCGAATTCATCCGTGCCGTGCACCGTCCGGTCGTGGTGACGCTTCACACCACCGTTCCCAATCCCGACGATGCGACGCTGCGGGTCACGCGCGAATTGTGCCGCCTCGCCGACGTCGTCATCGTGTTGACGAACGCGAGCCGCTCGATCTTGGCGCGCGATTACGGAGTCGATCCGACGACCGTTCACGTGATCATGCACGGCGTTCCCGACGTTTCGCCGTATCACGGACAGTTCTTCAAGCAGCTGCACGGGCTGGAAGATCGAACGGTGATCTCCACGTTCGGTCTCTTGAGCCGCGGCAAGGGCATCGAATCGCTGGTCGAGGCGCTGCCGGCAGTGATCGAACGTCATCCTGAAGTGACGTACGTCCTTTGGGGCGAGACCCATCCTGAAGTCCGCCGCGCGGATGGCGAGCGCTATCGCGACTCGCTTCAGGCGCGGGCGGCGGAGCTTTCGCTCGGCGACCGTTTCCGACTCGTCAATCGCTACATGCCGGATGAAGATGTCGTCGGTGCCTTGCTCGCGACCGACCTCTATGTCTCACCATCGCTTGATCCGCACCAAGCCGTGAGCGGCACGCTGTCGTACGCGGTGGCGTGCGGGCGAGCGGTCATCGCGACCGAATATCAGTACGCAAAGGAATTGCTCGGCGATGGGCGCGGCATCACCGTGCCGTTCCGCGACCCGCAATCCCTCGCCGCCGCTATGTTGGCGGTGTTGGATGATCCAGGTCTGCGCGCCAGCCTGGAGTCGTCGGCCTACGCCTTTGGCCGCGATATGGTCTGGCCGAAGATTGCGACCGCGTATCGTGGTGTCTTCGTCGATGCCCTGAGCGAGCAGCTTGGCGCTCTCTCGCAGGCGCATTCCACATCGCGCAGATGACGCACGATCCGCAGCGCACGGCGAATCCAAGTTTCGAGCATCTAAAGGCGCTCCTCGGTCCGGCCGGAGTCATCCAGTTCGCTCGCGGACCAGTTCCCGATCCGGAAACGGGCACGTGCCTCGACGACAACGTGCGCGCATGGATCGTATCGGTGCTGGCGCTGCGCAACGATGCCGAGCAGCCCTACGCGCTACTCATCGGTGACACGACGGTCGCCTTCGTTCGAACGGCGGCGTTGCCGGACGGACTGTTCCGCAATATGGCTGACATCGACGGTAATTTTCTTGAAGCCGTCGGATCCGAAGCATCGTGCGGCCGAGCTGTCTGGGCGTGCGGTGTCGCCGCCGGCCTGGCGCCCGTGCCTGAATGGCGCGGGGCGGGCCGTTCATTGCTCCGCTCCGCGCTTCCGGCGCTCAGGCAGTTCAGGACTCAGCATGCGTGCGCGTACGCCGTCCTCGGGCTTGCCGCCGCCGCTGCGCCCGAGATCGCGACCGGGCTTTCACGCGAAGGCGAACCGGCCGATCCCGCGGATCGCACCGCCTTCATCGCTGCGCTGTCCGATCTGAGCAATCGACTGGCCGACGATTTCGATGCTTCGTCAAGTCCGCGATGGTCATGGTTCAGCGACGCGATGACGTGGGGGAATGGCCGGTTGCCGCAGGCCTTGCTCCGCGCAGCTGCAGTCACCGAAAACCGGCGTTTCGCTGAAACCGGCCTGCGTGCGCTAGAATTTTTGGCTGGCGTCACGCAAAGCGAGCGCATCTTCGTCCCCATCGGCAACCAAGGCTGGTATCGCGCAGGCGGCTCGCGCGCGGCCTATGCGCAGCAGCCGATCGAGGCGTGCGGCATGGTCGACGCGTGGGCCGCAGCATACGAGCTTACCGGTAAAGATCACTACCGCACCGGCGCCGAGATCGCGTTCGATTGGTACCATGGCGGGAACACCGAGAGGCTAGCGGTCGCGCGTCCGGCGGTGGGCTCGTGCCATGATGGTTTGCATGTGGGTCATGTCAATGAGAATCAGGGCGCTGAGAGCACGCTTTCGTACATGCATGCATACCTCTCGATCGGCGCGTTACACCGGAGCAGCGCGCAGAGCGAAAAGTTTTCCGGCGCCCTCGCGCAGAGTGACGTTTAGGCGCTGTTCGGAAGCGACAAGCGGTGGGCGCACAAACGCGCTGAACGTGCCGGCCTCATCGGTTCCCAAGAACACGGAGATTTCTGCGCCGCTGCGGAGCGCCACGTAGAACGGCGCATCGCAGCTCACGTGTCGCGTGACGTCTTCATCGTACACGCGCGACTTGCCCGGTGAGCCAAGCGGCATGGTCGAGTGCAGTCGCCTGCGATAGTAGAAAAGCGATAGTTTTCCGCCCATCACCGGCACGTCTCGCGCGCCGACCCACGACCAGTCGTCCGGCAAATGGGGATTGACGCGCAGTCCCTCCGTCCTCGGCTCAAAGCCGAGCAGTCCTTCGTACATCAGCCAGACATACGTCGGCGGCATCCAGGGGCTCATCGCCATGCCCCGGCTCTTGAACGTGTCGCCGGAAAGACGCTCCGGGAATTCGCCGGGCACAACGTTGTAGTACGCTTTTGGGTTCTCGACTTCGCTGATCTTCCAGATGTTGCGCATCGCGGAGACGAGCCGGCGCGGCGACGTTCCTTTGCTGCTATATCCCACCCAAGCAGTGAGGTTCGGCCAAACGCCTCCTAATAAGTGCACGCCGTAGTCCGGGTCGTAGCCTTCTTCGAGATTGCTGACGGTGCGCACGCCGTACGGCGTCCAAAAATCCGGCTGGAAAAGACGTTCCAGGATCTTGCGCTTGCGCTCGGGACCGGCGACGCCGAACATCACGGGGAAGATCTGGTCGCCGGTGACGAGGTCGTGCCGCGTGCCGTCCGGGTCGACATTCAAGACGTAAAGGCCCGTGACGTCGCTGACCAATTTTTCGTTCATCGCGTTGCTCAAGTCGCCTGCAGCTTGCGAGAAAAGGCGTTCGTCGGCGTCGGAGCCCATGAGGCGTGCCATGCGGCCGGCGAGTCGCAGCGCGTAGACGCATTCGGCGTTGATCTCCGTGACCGCGCCCGAGATCTGCCCCTGTGGGATGATGTTGCGCCAGCCGGCGATGCCCCAGACATTGGCCTCTCGCGTCGTCGCGTGCACCAACCTATCGCGGCGCTGCGATAGGATCCAGTGCGCGGCGTCGCGCGCCATAGGCCAGAACTCCTCGAGCGCGCCTCGGTCGCGCGTCACGGCGAAATGATGGTAGATCGCACCGATCAAGAGCGGCGTATCGTCGTTGATGTTGAGGCCGTAGTCGTTCTTATGCGGCGGGACCGCGCACGCGTTGATGAATTCCGTGATCTTGCCGCCGGGTTCGATGCCGTACTTGCTGCAGAGCGAGAGCATGTCGCGCGAGAAACCCGGCGTGAGGTAGTCAGACCCCATGATGTACCATGCGACGTCGCGCATCACGATGACGTCCTGCGGCGGATCGTTCGTAAAGCCGTAGCCGCTCGGATAGTGCAATTGCACGCGCACGGTGTTGATCTTCGCCCAATCGAACGCTCGATTTATCGAAGCGTCGGGCGTTCTGACGAATCCGGTCTGCTGGATCCGTTCGTACGATCCCTTTGTGGCGGCGAGCGCGGCATGGACGTCCGCCGCGTCGTCGAACTTGCGTAAAGCGGTCTCGCTGCCCCCGTGGTCGACCGCCATGCGCATCGTGATCGATCCTCGCGAGCGTGCGGGCACCGAGAGCGAAAAAGTCTGCGAGAGTCCAAGGTCGTTCAGGCCTGTCGCGGCAGGTTCCACGTCGGCGCCGAAGACCCGCACTTCCTGTTCTCGACCGATCGTCCGCGATACGACGGCGCCGTCGCGCTGCGTGTGGAGCATGCGTTTGTTGCGCTGGGCGAGATCGGGCACTTTGTACACACTGGGCCAGACGAACGCCGGATAGTGGATGTCGCAGACGACCGCCGCATCGATAGCGACATCGCTCGGGTTATCTGCCGTGACCGTGCAGTAGACGACGCGCAGCAAGTCCGCGCGGACGGGAATGAACGTCATCTTCTCTACGGTCAGTTCGCCGATCTGATAGCGCGTCGCTTGAAACGCCGGCGCGTGCGTGGTCTCGACACCTTTGGCCGTGATGCCGCCCACGAAGATCTGCGTCACCCAGCGGCCGCAGTAGACCTCGTTGTCGAGCGCGCTCCACAGACCCGCGCAATCGCTCGTGGGCGTCAACTTGAGGAACAGCTCGTGATTCCCGAGGCTGGCGCCGGTCATCAAACGATCCGGCGGACAGCGGTATTCGTGGACCGCCACTACTTCACGATAGAATGTTGACCGCCCGCGCTGCGACGAGCGCGACCGTCAAAAGTGAGGTCAGTGACTGGACGGCCATCAGCGTCTTCGCGGTCTGGGTAAGAGGCATGGTGTCCGTCGGGCTGAACGCCGTCGCGTTGGTGAACGCGACGTAGAAGTAGTCGAAGAAATGCGGTCGCCATCCCGGCGGTGCGATCGACGGTGTCAGCACCTGGGGGAACAAGAAATCAGGCGGCTGCTGCGTGGGCGCTAGCCGAGCGTTCGGTCCGCCGCGATCGAGCTCCCAATACCAGAGCGCGAAGACGATGACATTGGTCAACCAGACCTCTAACGACGAGATGAGCAGCTCGGTGCCGGTCGCCTTCGGTCCGGCAGTCAGGAGGAAACGGACGAGAAAAACGAGCGACGCCACGTTTGCCGCGTTGATCGTGGCGATAAGCACGATCGCGATCGTGCGCAGCCATTGCGGATCGTGATGAGTCCGCCGCGGAAAGACGAGCGCCACCGGAACGATGAGCGCCAATTCTATGACCGCGAGAATCCATGGCGGTCCGAGCGTGAGGTGTTCGGGTAGCGTGACGTAGAGCACGAGAGCGCAGATGAGCGCGAGCGAAGCCGGCCATCGCGACTCGGTCGCGTGCCCCGGCATCGCGGCTTCCGCGTCCGCCGTTTTGCGATAGGTCACGGGATAAGCACTTGGGCACTGTGGGACCGGATTCCGGCTTGATCGAGAATCAGCGGTAACTGGCTTGTCGGAGCGACATGCCCTTTGTCTCAGGCGCGAATGCGATCGCGAGCACGACGCCGCAGATCGAGAGCGCGGCGCAGGCCATCATGATGTCGCCAACGCCAAACGCGGCCAAGGCTCTCGGAAGCACGAATGTGCCGGTGAACGCGCCGACGCGGCTGACCGCAGTCGCAAAGCCCGTCGCCGTCGCGCGGATGTCGGTCGGAAAGAGCTCCGATGGATACAGGAGCTCGAGCGTCGTGGCGGCCCCGATGGCGATGGCGTAGACGGTGAAGCAGACCGTCGTCACCAAAGGCGTTTCGACTAGGGCCAGCGCCACAAACGCAACCGCCGCGACGGCGAAACTCCAGATGCAAAGCGGCCGGCGTCCCCACGACGAGAGGAGCGGCAAGCCGACCGCCGACCCAACGAGGAAGAAGACGCTGATCGCGAGCGATCCGATGACGCTGGATGTCTGGCCCCCTAGATGGAGCGCAGCCAATACCTCGGGGGCGAACGTATATATCGCGAAGAGCGGCGTGACTTGGAGCAGCCACATCACGCCGACGAACATCACGTCGCGAAGATAGCGGCCCTCGAAGATCCGGCCGAATCGCGTGGGCGTGCGTTCGGCAAGTTCTGCCATCCCTTCGGCGTTGCCGTACAGGCGGGTCAACGTCGCGTGCGCCTCTTCATCGCGCCCTTTGTTGAGCAGCCAGCGCGGCGATTCGGGTGAACCGAATCGCATG from Candidatus Eremiobacteraceae bacterium includes these protein-coding regions:
- a CDS encoding inositol monophosphatase family protein, whose protein sequence is MNLRLRTAERASRSAGKLLRDMLGSALGVRSKGLRSNLVTEADTASERLIREIIGADFPDDAILGEEGGTSGDARSGRWIVDPLDGTTNYAHGYRCFSVSIAYESGDGLQVGVVYDPMADELFSAAAGAGAHLNGAQLHASARSDLRDGLLVTGFPPIGADDDLENLRVMGRFMRRAQAIRRDGSAALDLCYVAAGRFEGFWEAGLHAWDVAAGALIVNEGGGRVSDYSGAPLRIDCGELIASNGLVHDAMLDVLRGEK
- a CDS encoding nucleotidyltransferase family protein, which encodes MARNKVGGAADAGRTANVGRTANVGRTFTVRRRAVKVRPTFLTPTVAVVILAAGAGERFGGAKLTSLLHGTVLAQRAIDAACASRGVACFLIAGAHAESLLAVADPRRCAIVTNAKWREGISSSIRAGVATAASYDACIFMLADQPNITREDVNALIRELELHRTSIVALKTGSVWGAPVAYPRRDYPALAKLKGDLGAKSYAATQRKRLRFVRAAEPRAFDDVDTEADLLRAQRDSARPRRPHARRTS
- a CDS encoding acylphosphatase; translation: MPRLHLTVRGRVQGVFYRSTALERARDLGLSGWVRNRTDGSMEILAEGDEESIAALRAWCVKGPPGAVVRSVEEIDELESGEFSSFGVRGDV
- a CDS encoding serine hydrolase domain-containing protein, with product MRFPFAAIILASCISVLSACGGSGAIVGPPVMATPKPTLPPTSIDDIVQNNYPGGWGVELAIYKNGALAYEKGYGLRDRGLPDTFVNQNIWGIEQPDKLFNMPRGQFKPDAATAFDLASVSKEFTAGAILLLQQDGKLSVNDPLSKYFPGIPDATQITLLDLLNHTSGLVEYNNFGSYPDFSAAYAQFMADGQTNYQPIATALQSFPLLFTPGTQYNYSNTDYVLLGTIVAHVSGEPLGTFLRQRIFGPLGMTQTNQGYPTPPVTDLALGYAFDGVSVVRTWQWNLQWLAGPGGLTSTVGDIEKWDEAVRAPGIFTQASLTQMFTPCAFPQSYGTYADGWFISTLGGHPYVWHDGAIGGFVTMNATFPADDIDIIVLVNDFTGTDPYFIIPQLFPIALTMNNAPSRRH
- a CDS encoding amylo-alpha-1,6-glucosidase, with the translated sequence MAKRSYAFPVAASFSPRLRAIPWYTVSETELEVGASLGNSAVWVNTKSTGAIERVFSLDRGTSFFGSVIIRYAGSGAVPKDASSEDAASTYIALEHDAPATVELHPVFSRRRFSIGGAVSVTETTFVPLTNDLCDPPVAFVASELRSTDDCAHNLRVTAFARLRGNMSDDIVAHFDDDISGLVAWNESDRDAVRVFGLDVAPTRYATSFNFGSVTNPSHQVPLKNDTSARGDVLGALQLDISLQPGSTFNFCVMAGAYNGGQPKRSLVRAQLAGWESALKDSESHMEDMLDKARVLTPDISINHGALWSKVNMRRVMGTYPQGPAFTNEPGMSSNVVMRDAAWFIFGCDHFKPDFSRALLEKFAALQYPDGKIAEYYNAIDGRREDYGLNINDDTPLFIMAVNHHFRSSGDTDWLKSIYPSVTRAAECMIAQLDDRGLVVCTAADPRGNVWGIAGWRNIIENYCVNGAVTEINAECAAALRAAGHLAENIDRPKQESKKWFDAGERVRAAMDEHLRNPENGLYYLNIDLDGNVHTDVTGDQVFPVMLRVCDEETGYRIISRLNAPDFWTEAGLRTASRNDARYDPSANNGLIGGVWPGLTWWYAFAAARYHPEFMMRALRSSFQHFAADPKLNNTIPGQFSEWFDGESLINRGMRLSPWEPPRFLWAAVEGLCGLMLTPKEPHISPVIPRRWGWVGVRRICYHGEEISFFATRQNDSFVVYVTGAVETDSHAERYEKDVSDDATAFSAVAAVIAFSRRNAFVVLVGNVSDETASIPLNIAKLVNADSHYRLRIYNGERDAWEEEVRKNGRALASLAVTIEAHGFRLIEVQNKR
- a CDS encoding glycosyltransferase family 4 protein — its product is MHPRVLFVSSYPPRQCGIATFTEDVRDAYDALTGMTSTVIAMDEQGSARLYPEFVVGSIRRDDAASYAYAARLVNSSDADVVNIQHEYGLFGGERGEYLLEFIRAVHRPVVVTLHTTVPNPDDATLRVTRELCRLADVVIVLTNASRSILARDYGVDPTTVHVIMHGVPDVSPYHGQFFKQLHGLEDRTVISTFGLLSRGKGIESLVEALPAVIERHPEVTYVLWGETHPEVRRADGERYRDSLQARAAELSLGDRFRLVNRYMPDEDVVGALLATDLYVSPSLDPHQAVSGTLSYAVACGRAVIATEYQYAKELLGDGRGITVPFRDPQSLAAAMLAVLDDPGLRASLESSAYAFGRDMVWPKIATAYRGVFVDALSEQLGALSQAHSTSRR